The genomic interval TTTCCAAATTTACCCTTGGGTGTTATTCCCAAGGAAGATCCTTCGGCTCTCGTTGTTCCCGCCCATTATTTTTCTCCGATGGATGATAGTCTGACGAAATTGCCCCTTTGCTCGGCGACTATACATATTCTCCTCGCTTTCGACTTCAAGCGTGTtatgtccttttcttcttccttttgcttGAATCCCTCCTTACTTCTGATCCTCCtgctttttcttgatctttcttctttttgtttctttttctcatggcctccccttcctttcttccttctttggcGGCGGTGTACTATCCTGGCTCATCCACCTTCGATGAATTGGACCGAGATGACCTACGCTATACCTACGGAGTTGAGGATGACGTGCAAGTGATTATCCCCACTAGAATACATCAATTCTTCAATCCCCCTGCTGGCTCTAGCACCTTTTTTAAAGAGCAATTTGTGGCGGACCTTCGTCTTCCTATCCACCCTCTCTTTTCCGACATATGCCGCTACTTCTGAATTCCCCTGGGGCAACTGACACCCAACTCCATCAGGATCCTCTGCGGCTTTGTAGTGCTATGTGATGTGTGTGAATTATCCTGATCCGCCCACTTATTCCATTGCTTCTTCACCCTTTGGCGCCAGGAAGAGGGTACATTCCGTTTTCAGCCCCGTCTTTGAACTACTTTTTTCTCATCCCTACCGCCTTCTGACCCGAGCTGGAggaacaaatttttctttattaGCTTTCCTCACGAGGTGGAGTGGCCCTTGCGATGGCAACAATTACTTCCTCCATCTCCTGAACTAGGGGAGTTTCATCTTGATTCTTCTTACATAGAAGCCTCGTCTCGCTTGGTCGGCTGGCAGTTGAACTTAACGCGTCTATTATTTGGGGAGAAATTGTTGTCTTATTTTCGCCTGAGTTATCTGACCCTTGAGATGCCTCGTTCCCTGGGTAAGCCTTTCTTTCCATTCTGTTATCCCTTCCTAGGTACTTTATTTTCTTTGCGACAACTAATGGTTCACTTTATATTGTGCAGCTGAAGTCTTAACCTACTCTTCGGAGGTTCAGCCCCTTCCTCTGAGCGATATGGAACTAATGAGGCGTGGTCGAGTTATCCTACAGAGGAGAGCACTCCCCCACTCATCTTCGACTTCAATCGGTGGGGCTACCCCGGCCAATCCTCCACCCCGACCTGCTCGACGACGGTCTTCTGGCATCCGACCTGCCCCTTTGGTTTGTCCTACTCACCCCCGGACTGCGGGTCCACCCCGATCGGCTATCCCTGCTCATCCTCGGGTTGCGCGTCCACCTCGGTCGGCTACCCCTGTTCGCCCCCGGGCCCCACGTACAGCTCGGCCTACTACCCCAACACCCCTCCAATCGGTCAGTCCTCCCAGAGCCACTTATATCCCTGGTCTGGGCCTTGGTGAAAGACGTATGGGCCTTGGTGGGAGATCAGGCAACGTTTCCTTCGCCAGCCCTGCTTTCAGAGAAGCTTCTCAAGCAGCTCGCCGGGGCCGCTCCACAAATGACCGCCTGAGCCAGGATGCCCCTTCTCCTTCTAGACGCAGGGCTCGATCACCCTCCGATGATTCTGACTCGGACGGCTAGCCACTGGCTCAGAGACGTCGATGCCGAGCCTCTCGTCCGGTGTCCGATTCAGGCCCGTCGtctatcccttctcctcctccatccGCAGTTGACTCTCCTCCACCTCCCATTGTGACTCCGCCTCCACTCCCGAGCCTGGTAAATGATCCCCCTACTTCGTCCGATATTCAGGTTGAGCCTCCGTTGGCTCAACCTTCCGCATCGCAGCAACCTCAGGGCGGCGAAGCTGGCCCCTCAGAACGCCCTTCAGTTACCCCACCCGCAGCACCTCCTCCGGGGCCTTCTTCACCTCCTTCTGGCTCAACTGCTGGGCCCTCAGTTCCTCTTGGCTCAATCGCGGGGCCCTCAGAACCACCCCCGCTTACTCATCACTGTTACTGTACTACTGTCCCTTCCGAGGAGCGGTTATGGTCCCGACCAGATGTTCCCACCAGCTCCCTCAAGATAAAAGGTCGTCTAGCCACTTTATGGGAAGAAAGCATACAGCACATGGACTCCTTGCCTCCTCTGGCTCAAATAGATAAATTCGCAGAGTTGTATTTGTATATCCAGGTAAACTTTGAAGATTTCCAAACTGTTGTTTTTCCCGCTCTTATCAGATATTTCCTGTATGCCCCAGGCTTGTGCAGAGTCTCTAGCAGTGAACAATTCCTTCCACGCTATTCATTATCAGAATAAGGTGCTGCGGGACCAGGCTGTTGAATTAGAACTGCAATTGAATGATCCTGCCTAAGCTAGTCATGCTTTACGGGTCGAGATAAAAGATTTGACAAAAAAGAAGAACAACCTGGAAGTATTCCTAGCGCTGGCCAACCATGAACTAAAAGATCTCCAGAAAAAGCAAAGTCGAGTCGATATTATGCACCAGCAGAGTATAAATCAACAAGCTTTAGAGCATCAACGAGCTATGAACCAATTGGCTCAGAAGCTGCGTGCTGCCGAGACTCTAGCGCAGGAGCAAGACAAGCAGTTGAAATTTCAGGAGGCCCAATTGACCTCCCAAGTAGCAGAACTGGCCACTGCCCGGAATGAACTGGCTCAGGCTCGGGCTACCACAGAGGGCGCATCAACAACTCTGGCTAtttacaaagatggagagaacgaTCGCTGTCTACAGAACCGTGCTCTGTATCTGCGTTCTCCAGAATTCTGTGCACAGGCTGGACAGCGTTTCTCCACGTCTGTTATCTATGGGGTAGGCGGGGCTCTGCGCCAACTTTATGAGCAAGACTATTTAAAGTCACTTCCGCCTCCTGAATTTTTAGACCATGACCGGATCCTTAAAGAGATCCCGGATGAAATTTTTGCTCCTTTCTAGTGATATTTCCTAGCTACTTGTATATAATGACTTGACAATTTCTTGTAAAGTACTTTGCTACTTCATTTGCATTCTAAGGCTCGCTTTTACTAAAATTGCTTAGCTTTGTCATAAAAAGTATTAGGACATACAATTTCTACTTTCACATCTTCTTCTGCTCTCTCCGATCTACTTTTCCCTGGTCTGCTATCCTTGTTTGTTGGATAAGTGACAGCCTGACTTACCACCCAACTTACACTTCTAGGCCTGTTTCTTCAAACTCGATAAGGTCACAGTTAATTAGCGCTCCAGAGTCGATCTAGCCTCTTGCCCCGTTCATCTTGTAAATAGTAAGCTCCGGATGTTAACTTTTTAATGACATTGTAAGGCCCGTCCCATTGAGGTGCTAGCTTAGTCATGTCCCCCACTGGCTTGAtttgcttccagaccagatctccttctccaaagaatcgaggaatcactcttctattataattttatctcattctttgtcgataggcCTCCAACCGAGCCGCCGTTCTGTCCCGAGTTTCACTAATGAGATCCAGCTCAGCTAACCGCCGCTCTATGTTTCCTTCATCATATAGTGTCTTCCTGACAGGTGGCACTCCAATTTCTATGGGTACAACTGCTTCATTGTCATAAACCAGGTGGaatggtgtcagacctgtactttcccgAGGTGTTGTACGGTAGGCCCACAGAATGCTTggcagctcttccacccaattgcTGCCCACATGGTCCAGCTTAACCTTCAGACCTCGTACTATTTCTCAGTTAACCACCTCGGTTTGGCCATTTCTCTGTGGATATGCTATTGAAGTGAAGGCTTGCGTTATGCCAAATCCCTTACACCAGGCCTGGATTCTttgtccttgaaattgccttccattgtcaGACACCAGCTtgtgaggaataccaaatctgcaaagaATGTTCTTCCATAGGAATTGAATGACGACATCTTCTGTGATCCGGGCCAaggcttctgcttctacccatttagaaaaatagtccactgcCACCAATAAGAAACGCCTCTAACCAGGCGCCATCGAAAATGAgcccacgatatccatgccccattgatcaaaaggacatgaaACTATAGACGTTCTCAAAAGGGTCGTAGGTCGATGTGTcaaattttgatgtttctggcaggaCAAATATGTATTCGCCAACTTGTGAGCATCcctctgtaaagtaggccagaaatacccggccaggagtACCTTGCGAGATAATGTCCGGCCGCCAACATGATTGCCACAGCATCCTAAATGTAtttctcgcaaggcctggtcgGCTTCCTCTACCCCTAAGCATTTGAGTAAAGGTCGAGAGAAGGATCTCTTATAGAGCTGATCTCGAATCATTACATAAGCATGCACTTGCTTCCTAATCAGCCGTGACTCTTCTGGATCGGTTGGTAAGATACCCTGCCTGAGATAGTTGATCATGGGTGTccgccaatcaatagttgcttctCTATTATTTTGCAGATCTATCTGGGCTATCAGAAAAGTTTGtgctgttgaccgatccaacaccCAAGTAGTCAAGGAACTGACAATCTTTGCTAACTCATCTACCCTCTCATTTTCCGACCTGGGTATCTTAGTTACAATGACCTCTGTAAATTCTTCCTTCATCCTCTCATAAACTTCCCGGTACACTTGcaatttatcacaatttatcataaagttgcTTGTCACTTGCTGAGTTACCAACTGCGAATCTAAATAAATGATTACCCGGGCTGCCCCTACGTGCCGGGCTGCTTGCAGTCCTGCCAACAAaacctcatattctgcttcattgttcgtGGCTCGGAAATTCAATCGAACCGCTAATTGGAGTATATCTCCTTGAGGAGATATTACCAAGACCCCAACCCCGCTTCCCTGGTGATTAGCAGACCCATCCATGTAGATCTTTCAGGTTTCTTCAGAGTTGGTCTGATGAACTTCTGTCAGGAAATCTGCCAAGGCTTGAGCCTTAATGGCGGTGCAcggctgatactgtatgtcatattctcccaactccgttgcccatttgataagccgacccgcaacttctacattagttagcgctcttcccatggtgctattggttaGGACTGTGATAGGATGCAATAAGAAATAGGGTCTTAACCGCCGAGCCATAaggaccaatccataaaccaacttctctACGGCCGTGTATCGAGACACGTCTCCTTTCAATAAATggctgaagaaatacactggccgttgtacattatcATGTTCTTTAACGAGCACAACCCCTACAGCCTCAGGGGTAGCCGACAAGTAGACCCATAAAGGTTCTCCTACAACTGGcttaaagagagaggggagagtcTCCAAATACTTCTTCAGCTCTTCGAAAGCTCTGGtgcattcttcgtcccattggaatttagaGGCCTTCCTTAGCACCTTGAAGAAAGGAGCAGCTCGGTCTGCAGATCGGGAAATAAATCTTGACAGGGCTGTTATTCTGCCGACTAACTTCtgggtttcttttaaattttgaggaggctgcatatcctttagcacttgaactttttcaggattggcttctattcctcgctcagtcaccaggtaacccaagaattttcctcccttaGCTCCAAACAGACACTTCAAGGGGTTCAGCTTTAATCCATATTGTTGGAGAGTCCTGCATGTTTCCTCCACGTCTTGGATCAGATTCACAGCTAAtggggatttgatgagtatgtcatccacatcaACTTTCACATTATGCCCGATCTGCTCCcagaagattttatccatcattcgTTAGTAGGTGGCTCCGGCGTTCCTGAGACCAAAGGacatgacagtataacagaaagtaccgtcagccataataaagctaaccttttcttgatcctcccttgctagaggtatctgatgatacccctggtaggcgtccagcatacatatcCTCTCGTAGccagccgtggagtccaccatttgatcaatccggggcagaggataacagtctttagGGCTGGCCAGGTTGAGGtctcgaaaatctatgcatattcTCCACTTATTATTAGGCTTCTTTACCAAGACTACATTGGAGAGCCATgatgggaattgcacctcccgaacatgtcctgccttcctgagctgatctacctcggctcttattattttattctggtctattgaaaaattccttttcttttgtttgataGGTCTGGAATATAGTAATAAATGCAACTTGTGTTCAGCCACTTCCGGCTTGACCCCGGGCAGCTCCTCAGTAGACCAGGCAAAGACGTCCCGGTTGTGGATCAGACACTGAATTAACTCTTCTCTGAGGGAAGAGGGCAGGTCGCTGACCACCCGGGTCAAACTCTCGGGTCGCTCGGCGTGTAATTGTACTTCTTCCCAGGGGATGGGTTCCTCGGCTATAGGAAGAGGCTCCTCTTGAACAGCGTGGATGCCTCCATCTTGCATCATTTGATTTTTCCGAGCCTCCACTGGGACCATGTCAATATAGCACCGGCGAGAAACCCTCTGTTCCcctttaacttccccgacctgctcgcccacTGGAAATTTGATTTTCTGATGGAAGGTCGAAACAACATccctaaattcatgcagggcAGGCCttcctaaaataaaattataagaagaAGGGGAGTCCACTACTATCAAAGTGCTCCTCCTTGTACGCACCAGCGGCTCGGTGCccaaagatatggccaacttaatctgacccataggcttcacttcattgcctgtaaatTCATATAAAGATGTAGCCACCGGCTGGAATTCAGCAGCATCAATTTGGATCTCTTCGAATATGGTCCTGAatagaatgttgaccgagctcccagtATCAACAAAAACCTGAGCTACTCAACTATTGGCAATgatggctttgatgatgagggcatcatcatgaggcaaCTCCAAACCCTCCAGGTCTGCTGGCCCGAAGCTAATAACAGGGCCGACAGCTTGCTCCTGACTGCATCCGACGGCATGAACCTCCAAGCGACGAACGTGAGACTTGCGTGCTCTTCCTGAATCTCCATCAGTTGGTCCACTAGAGATCATGCCAATCTCTATGACGGCAGCATTGCCTCTATTCTCAGCCTCCCGTGATCCTTCAGGCTCTTTTCCCTAGCCAGGTTGATGAGTGCTAGGTCCCGCAAGGTCAGGGCGGGATTGCCCAGCCTGTCCAGTCGTGCCCGtttgttcctccatcattttgatcAATTGAGGGGCTAGTTTGGGCGGAGGCAAACCATCTCGGCAACCCGCTTGGAGTCTCGAGTGAACTAAAAACAATGATTAATATCATGCGTACGTGACCGATGATAGGTACAATATCGATTATTCCATGACCCTGGTCGGGGAGCATGCACAGCGGTAACTCGAGGTGCGGGTCTGACTTCCGGCCCAGGATGAAATACAAGTTTGGCCTCCCGGGCGCGAGGCAGAGGTtgaggaggtggttgaggtatccttctttctttcttgttggcGGAGGGAGGTAGTCTTTCAGCTTTCCTCCGAgctgcttgcgcttcttccactttgatgtaggaagcagctttttccaccatctcatcaaaatttcgagcgggatttttgatgagatctctgaagaattctccttcccccaatccatgagagaaggcgctcatcagaatCTCTGAAGTGGCAGTGGGGACGTCCTGAGCTACTTGATTAAAGCAgttgatataacttcttaaggGCTCAGTCGACCCTTGCTTCAGGGCGAAGAGACAATGATCTATCTTCTGATACTTCTTGCTGCTAGCGAATCGACGCAGAAAAGCCGTCTTAAAGTCCAAAAAACAGGTGATGGACCCTTGAGGTAGCCCATCAAACCACTTTAAAGCTGAGCCAGCTAAAGTGTTCAAGAAAACTCTACATTTGACAGCATCACTGTATTGGTGCAGCAGGGTtgcatttttaaactttcttaagTGCTCCTCCGGATCTTTGCTCCCGTCATACTCTCCGATCGACGGGGCTCTATAACCCTTAGGCAGTCTTTCATTTAAAATCCTGGCCGAGAAAGGTACTTTCTCGTCCggatcttctgggaatacctcaggTATGACAAAGGCCTTCCCCTTCTTCGAATCTCGCGGCAAGGAACTCTCAGCCATGGAGGCTTGAGTCTGCTCCTTCTTAAGGCTTTGCCCTTGAGGCTCTGGCTGGTAATATCCCACGCCAGGCTCACGATAAGGAATTTGAGGAAATACCTCAGGCTGCTTTCTTTTAGAACCCCGATCTGAAACAGGGAGGGGCTCCTTGGAAGCTTCAACAGGAGCTTGTCGTGGTCGGGAAACAGTCGCCTGCTTCTCGGAGGCCGCTCGCcttttggcctccttgaagagctcgtactctccAGCGGTCTTCGTGACATTTAtgcggccagactcctccatcgtcacgttccggaacaggttatagtgttcccacagacggcgccaaatttgatcccgtccagaAGCTGAGTTGGATGAAGGCGGACCTTGTTATGCAGAAAGTTGACAAAGAGTCGTTGAAGCGCTGGATCTACCGGGTATCTTCCTAGAAAGGTTCACAAAGGCGGTTAACGGCGAGAAATGACAGGGACGATGACGTTGTTGCT from Zingiber officinale cultivar Zhangliang chromosome 6B, Zo_v1.1, whole genome shotgun sequence carries:
- the LOC121990876 gene encoding uncharacterized protein LOC121990876 — its product is MDKIFWEQIGHNVKVDVDDILIKSPLAVNLIQDVEETCRTLQQYGLKLNPLKYRAAPFFKVLRKASKFQWDEECTRAFEELKKYLETLPSLFKPVVGEPLWVYLSATPEAVGVVLVKEHDNVQRPVYFFSHLLKGDVSRYTAVEKLVYGLGSGVGVLVISPQGDILQLAVRLNFRATNNEAEYEVLLAGLQAARHVGAARVIIYLDSQLVTQQVTSNFMINCDKLQVYREVYERMKEEFTEVIVTKIPRSENERVDELAKIVSSLTTWVLDRSTAQTFLIAQIDLQNNREATIDWRTPMINYLRQGILPTDPEESRLIRKQVHAYVMIRDQLYKRSFSRPLLKCLGVEEADQALREIHLGCCGNHVGGRTLSRKVLLAGYFWPTLQRDAHKLANTYLSCQKHQNLTHRPTTLLRTSIVSCPFDQWGMDIVGSFSMAPDLVFLTSWCLTMEGNFKDKESRPGVKLDHVGSNWVEELPSILWAYRTTPRESTGLTPFHLVYDNEAVVPIEIGVPPVRKTLYDEGNIERRLAELDLISETRDRTAARLEAYRQRMR